GATCTAcactggtagagagagtgttcagtacAGTTAAAAGCTTTGTGCTAACATGCTTTTGAGAAACCATGCCCAGAtcttgcaaaaaacaaaaaaaaacacacccttCCTTTCAGCAAATAACAGTATAAAAGTGACTGTTGCATTTAGGGGTGCGGGAAAAAAAgcttgctctgctttaagctttagctacaATAAAATGTTTCACAACATTCGattgttttacgaggctgaagtcgcttcatATTCACTAGCTTCTCATTAAAATTTTTTCCATTCtgccttaaattctgactgaggcgctgAAGGCaaagcgacttcatcttcgcaactttGCAAGCTAGTATTTGACTATCTCTCATTGCAGGATATCTACTgtgctgcttataaatgcgaataagtccattcctctccaaatgttcgtcttagttaaatctctctctttgccttttcgttcaCTACTAGGTAGGAGAGACTGTGGTGCTAAGTGACCTGCAGGCTGCATGCTAGTTCGCTGAGAAAAAGGGCTTTCGCACTATGTTGCAGACGTCCTGTCTCGCAGAAGTAAATTCAtaatagatcattacaaatactttgctttaaaagtacagtcatcacacagtgaagaaaaaaaagatgcattgataatcgttttataattgCATCACAGCCTTCTGAATTGTAATCGAATcatgaggtgccaagagattcccacccctagttGCATTTTAGGTAGATGTATCATCAGCATTGAACTCTGGATGATGGAGAATTTTCTCTATCTttaatttttgacattttattttgttgtaaacagAGAACGCAAGAAATTGTGGACGTAAGCACATACCTCCTGAACAACAGGATATCCACATTATCACGCTCCTACAAGAAGACTGAAAGAGGTTAGTCAGGATTTTTGCATGAACtacaatttaattaaaatattttctacTATGTGTCCAAAACTATCTAGACAccctttattattaataattcaaTTAAAACACAAGTTCAGTTTTGACGCACAGCTTgtttaatctccatagaaaagcattgctgaTAGAATGGAACACACTGGAACAGCCAAGTGCCAGAGCCTTAGGTCACTGTGCAAAACTCCAAGCCTGagatataaagccccccagcattaggctgtggagcagtgttctctggagtgatagagCTCCATGCAggacctttaggatgaattggAGTGGCATTGGTAATTCAGAACTAATCATACCACATTAGTATCTGACCTTAGCAGTGGTTTTCTGACTGAATGCAATTACATGcttacagcaatgtttcaacatcagATGCCCCATTAACACccttgattttggaagaaatgttgaaatatgcacttttggacatgtaatGTAATTTCTGATGTTCCTTTGACACTGTGTTAATGATTCAGCACCATATTAATTACTTATGAGGTTTGAGGCTGAAGTAGATCTGCTCTGTCAATCTTGTATGAATCTCCAGAAGGTGGACAGCAATGGATGGTATGTGAAGGGTTTCAGATCATCCTTAAACGTCAGGCAGAAGCTCTGGTTGGTCTAGGTGTCTGTCCTCAGTTTAAGGTCAGTAAAGCACCATCACTTAGGTAATGCAGGTGATGAGAAGATGTACTTGTTGTTTAATTTAAATGAGTTATATCTCACAGACAAACGTTTTATGGGATTTCTGGAAGCTATACCTGCAGAAGACCAGGCAAGCTTACACAAGGGCACCAGTGAGCAGTACCAGGAATCCGGTGGTGAGTATAAAGCAGACGCTCTGCTAACCATTACACCCCAAATGcagtttatttgtgttgtttgaagAGCCATCAGTAAATTCATTTGAATTTCACATTAcatctttcattgtttttgccAAGTGAAAACTAGTGATCACTTCCTTTATAGCGAACAcccttttgcacattttaatacatagttactgtttattgaaTGTCACACGTATTGGGggggaaattaaacaaaaagtgTAGTTATAGCACCgcttattatttatgtttattattatagttgtatataatattcattataattgttttgtatttttcaaaTACGTTTCAAAACTCAATATTTTGAACtgaaactgtgcattaaaagttGCAGAAAATTATCATATTTGTATGTTTCCAGTTGAGgactaaaaaaatcaacaaattgaATTTGTGTGGGAgtgtacatacatatgtattCAGTTGTGTGTTTGAAACTGCTATATTTCAGTTGCTGACTGAGGCAGTGAAATGCTCCATGCTCTTTTTGCTTTTCCAGAGTAGCCTGCTCAGTGTAACTCAAAGATTCTTTTTGAAAgattctttctgtttgtttctttcataGCATAGACACTACAGCAAAATTCCAACAAAAATGACATTGTGTGCTTGTGTATAGTTTTGgtgcaaaataaatatttatgaatattttgaatatttagcatttttgtgttgtttatatGTACCTTATTATGCATGTAGCAGTCTTAATTCTAGACTctggctttttaaatgataaacgTGCCAGATTGTAGTACAAGTGGCTGTTCTTATTGTTgtttaaattatgttttaagCTAATGTACTTGTAATTTGACAATACCCCTCCTTCAAATCCACACTTCAGGACCTAAGCTCTGAGAGTGAGCCTGAGTCTGCATTTCTGAGTGAAGCGTCGGATCTGAGCGGGCCTACCTCAGCCTCTGGTATCACAACACCCATCTTGCTTTTTTCTGTCAAACAATTTGCCTTCTCACTGGACTGTCTTGAGTGTATATGTAGagaatatacttttttttttttttttttttttttttttttaaactccagtgtaCTCCAGTGATGGGAAATCCTCAGTGTGCTCAGGATCGCTAGATGCTGCATACTACTTTGAtggaaaggagaggagaagcCGCCATCTCATGAGTATGCCTCGGACACTGGCCCTGTGTCATCTTGCCCTGCTGTGGCTGCGGGAGGCCATTACACTGACAGACCTGCTCCGGTGAATAAGAGAAGCACTTGTGTGTCATTTTTTAGGTTTGCGTCTTTATTTTGCACTGCTGTtgcgaggctaatgtagctaacaagtaatataAGCTCTTAACTggccaattagcattgtgcaaagtgCTTATGTCTATCATTACACAAGCTTGTATGGAGTGGTCTGTAAAGCACGCCACCAGtggactctggaacagtggaaccGTATTGTGTGGAgagacgaatcacacttctctatctgtctgtctgatggacgagtctgggtttgacaaatgccaggagaacattacctgcctgactgtgtTGTGCCAattgtaaaatttggtggagggggaataaTGCtatacagtggggagaacaagtatttgatacactgctgatttttaaggttttcccacttgcaaagcatgtagaagactgtaatttttatcataggtactcttcaactgtgagtgatggaatctaaaacaaaaatccagaaaaatacattgtatgatttttaaataattaatttccattttattgtgtgaaataagtatttgatcatctatcaaccagtaagaattttggctctcacagacatgttacttcttctttaagaagccctcctgttctccactcattacctgtattaactgcacctgtttgaactcgttacctgtataaaagacacctgtccacacactcaatcagtcagactccagcatctccacaatgcccaagaccagagagctgtgtaaggacatcagggataaaattgtagacctgcacaaggctgggatgggctacaggacaataggcaagcagcttggtgagaaggcaacaactgttggtgcaattattagaaaatggaagaaatgcaaaataacagaaaatctccCTCGGTCTGGGgcgccatgcaagatctcacctcgtggagCATCAATGATCTTGAGGAAGGTGAGGAatgagcccagaactacacggcaggacctggtcaatgacctgaatagagctgggaccacagtctcaaagaaaacaatcagtaacactctacgccgtcaaggattaaaatcctgcagtgcacgCAAGGTGCCCTTCCTCAAGCCAACGCATGTCAAAGCCCGTCTAAGTTTGCAAATGACCATctgaatgatccagaggaggaatgggagaaggtcatgtggtctgatgagacaaaaatagaactttttggtttaaactccactcgtcatgtttggaagaagaagaatgatgagtacaaccccaagaacaccatcccaaccGTGAGGGAACATCATTCTTTGGggatgcttttctgcaaaggggacaggacgactgcaccgtattgtgggaaggatggatggggccatgtatcgtgatattttggccaacaacctccttccctcagtaagagcactgaagatgggtcgtggctgggtcttccagcatgataacgacccaaaacacacagccagggcaactaaagagtggctccgtaggaaacatcttaaggtcctggagtggcctagccagtctccagacctgaatccaatagaaaatctttggagggagcttaaAGTCCGTGTGGCCTAGCGACAGCCACGAAACCTGAAGGCTCTGGAGGAgatctgtatggaggagtgggccaaaatccctgctgcagtgtgtgcaaaccttgtcaagaactacaggaaacgtctcatctctgtaattgcaaacaaaggtttctgtaccaaatattaagtttctttttctggtgtatcaaatacttatttcacacaataaaatggaaattaattatttaaaaatcatacaatgtatttttctagatttttgttttagattccatcactcacagttgaagagtacctatgataaaaattacagtcttctacatgctttgcaagtgggaaaacctgaaaaatcagcagtgtatcaaatacttgttctccccactgtaggtttgtttttcaggggtttgACCCTAGGACCCTTagttccaactttgtgggaacagtttcaGGAaggccttttctgttccagcatgactgtgccccagtgcacaaaagATCTACAACTGCATGGTTGGGTCAGTGTcatgtgaaagaacttgaccggtccacacagagtcctgacctcaatcccattgaccacctttgggatgaactaggaCAGAGGttgcgagccagaccttctcaaccaacatcagtgtctgacctttcaaatgctcttctggacaAATGGGCTAAAAATCCCACAgatacactccaaaatcttgtagaaagccccctggaagagtggaagctgttatagctgcaaaaggaaatcaactccatattaatgtatatggatttagaatgggatgtcataaaagctcctgtaggtgtcccagtacttttgtccatatcatgcaCTTAAACAATCTCACATAACCTTACTGATCAATATAACTTCATTGATTGTCTACTATGAATAACATGCTGGTAAAGAATTTTGATGCATCCAGTGGCTCAGTGTTGAGTCAAGCTAGACAAAAATGCTCAGTTAACATCAACCAAAAAAATTCCATGTTTTCTCCAACAACTTATCCAACTAGCTAATGAATTACCTGGAGATGTCAACAAAGTTGTTGATGACTCACTTAAAGTTTCACTGTCCAAGGAGGGTTTAACTTCTTTGGCGCTGGCTGCAGGCATGCTCATAATgttagctgctgctgctgtgaggGACTTGGTTTACAGGCTGTCAAATACGGTACACTTTTCGGCTTTTAgatatattttgtgtttggCCAGGTGTGTCCTCAGGTTAGATGTGTTGCCATGGCTAGCTTTGCATTTCACATTACAAATATTGCAGAGAGCATCGTCTGTGTCAAGTTTTGGAACGCATTACCCCTAAACCTGCTTTTGTTTTGCCATTTCGCCAGTACCCTTACAATGGTCAAACTCAACCCATTACACAAGTGTATTTGTGATTACTTAACACCTAGACACATACTAATTTGCATGCTGCTGATTTGTGCTTTcatcacttgttagctacattaaccttgCAGCTCCAGTGGAAACCTAAAGAAGCAGCCCTCAGGGCAAGGGAGaaattagtgttattgttttgaaaaatgtgtagtttagtttttgttttttgatgaaCTATTTCTTTAATACTTCAAGCTCTCAAACGCTCATTTGGTGATTCAGGGGAAACTAGAATAAAAATTCTAAAATAGTGTTGAGCAGTAAAGTTGTACTGTGAGGGCATGCAGTGTATTTGAATCTCATGAACTTTTTGGTCCTTATATAGTTGAATAGATGAAAATATTATGCTGTAATACATATATTTCTTCAAAAGACCTTCAAGACAATGATTTACCTGAACGTCTATAATATTTCCGTTGCAGGTTAGTGTCCAAGAGGCTTGTCCCTTACGTTAATGTCCATGAGCATTTCCCTGAAGAGATTCGTTTTTTTGGCAGGGATGCCGTGATCTTTAGAGCTGAGGTGGGCAGGTGCTTTAAATTATATTGTGTTTGTGATTATGTGATCAGATTGTATTTGTGAGATATAACTGAACTCTTGAATATAATCTTTAAAAAGttgttgtcattattattattattattattattattattattattattattattatcattatcattatcattattattattattgtggtaGTATAATATACTCTTGTTTCTGCACTGCAGACCATCCCTTCCTACACTAAGGTGCACATGGAGTCTCTGCACCTGGCTAAAATTCTGCAGCTCTCTGCTTTCCCTCCAGTGTCTCAGAACTGCCTTCTGCACCCAGGCCTGCTCAGCCTTCGCTACCTGATGGACGCTAACCTACCTTGTGAGTGAGCTTAAAGCTGGAGTAGAGCTATTAAGGACCACTTTCTCTCTTACCCTGTATTCATCTTATTTTTCCTTAAGTCATTCTTTTTATCAGACAGGCTTCATTCACTGGTATGTCAAGTAATAGAGAAAACAGCCATGGACAAAGACTGCTTCTTGACATTTGACCCTTCTGCTTCGAAGTCTATACTTCAGTGCTATGACCTTCAGGCAGCAGCTGTAATCATTGTGACATTGAAGCTTCTCTTCAAGTTGGATGATCAGGTGGAGTGGTGAGTTTTCATAATCAAACTAATAAAAGCACAACCTATGTTGTAAAGTTACTTGAGTGATTCATTACAACATTGTTGTTATTAAAAGTCCTGTATGTTGTaaagaaaattacatttttgtaacTAGCAATTTAGGACCAGCATTGTGCCTTGTATCATCCTAGTCCTgctataaataattaaattacacCTCTAGATCAActttaaaatgtggaaaaagatATGCCATTCTGTAGATCGATCTTGTTGTGTTTTCAGACTTAAACAATTTGTATTTACAGTAGAACTGGATACAAATGAATGTGTGTTATCCTGTTCCTGTCTTTTAACTTTTTTGGTCCATGAAAATATATGTGTAGAAATATAagtgaaaaaattaaaatatcacAGGGAGTATCTGTCAATAATGTCTGTTTCAGTCACCTTTTTCTTTCCTAAGGATGATTGTAATCTCTCAATGGGAGAGTAAtagtacagaaagaaaagatatGGAATctaaattctgaaaaaagaacagcaaaattttgaaaataattcaGTAGTTTCTACCAGTACATTGTTCCTAGTAGTACTTCTTTGCTGAACCACTAAAGGTAATTATGTAATATGGTGTTTGCATATATTCCTAAGTAATTATTGCACAGTCAATCCATTTGCACAAGTGAAACCTTAGTTTGCTTTACTGCAGGGTTTTTTGTGGTCAGAGTGATTTTATTTTGTCAATTTGCATTCAGCTCTGTGTTaacattaaaggagaattccaaaaat
This genomic interval from Pygocentrus nattereri isolate fPygNat1 chromosome 4, fPygNat1.pri, whole genome shotgun sequence contains the following:
- the taf1b gene encoding TATA box-binding protein-associated factor RNA polymerase I subunit B yields the protein MDEELTDGYKEPCVQCGAVAWALSDGLQFFCKNCHNVIERTQEIVDVSTYLLNNRISTLSRSYKKTEREGGQQWMVCEGFQIILKRQAEALVGLGVCPQFKTNVLWDFWKLYLQKTRQAYTRAPVSSTRNPVDLSSESEPESAFLSEASDLSGPTSASVYSSDGKSSVCSGSLDAAYYFDGKERRSRHLMSMPRTLALCHLALLWLREAITLTDLLRLVSKRLVPYVNVHEHFPEEIRFFGRDAVIFRAETIPSYTKVHMESLHLAKILQLSAFPPVSQNCLLHPGLLSLRYLMDANLPYRLHSLVCQVIEKTAMDKDCFLTFDPSASKSILQCYDLQAAAVIIVTLKLLFKLDDQVEWSFSRKAKEKTQESDQDKKEESKQGSKMFSLRRWYMIVQPALEQAREREELVEAKQQWKAKKPVIASVKHKTVVLKRRRVVEQLQSNFCTLAGSDPEQQPSSPFTFHFLWGKEEDADGPSLHNKDLSGMLVKEGREKLLVNKTYWHTDFRHCHKQNCWNHFPDLEPTLPRMYVWVLGLFSFLLGVSEAELHKEVVKVEQRLILGKTLSDKRTQKPQRKRKRAADPV